AACGTGCTTGCCAAGGTACTTGAGAAATTGGAAAAgatggagcaaagggagaagaaccaagcttccactATTCATCATTTGGAGacccaaatttctcaaatggctatctcacttcaaggtagaccacaagggggattGCCCTCTACTACGGAGAATAACCCAAGGGAGCACCTAAAAGCAATAGAGCTTCGGAGTGGGCGAAACTTGGAAAAAGCTAATGGTAAGAAGCATGTGGTTGAGGAagatgagcctcaagtggtgATTGATGTTGCTAGCTCTAGTCAAGAGCCACCTATTGTTTGTGAGGAGGTGGCTATTGAGGTTGAAGAGCCTTATGTGAGACCGCCACCGCCaccaccgtttgtaccaccggttccgtttccaagccggttaaggaaagctcaagggaacgaaaaatttcataagttccttgagattttcaagaaattgcaaattaatcttagcttggcggatgcactccGAGAGATGCCGCAATATGCCAAGTTCTTGAAGGACATCATTACCAACAAACGGAGTTGGGATAGTGGTGCAACGGTTCCCATTCCGGAAGTGTGTAGCTCAATCATTTTGAATGATCTACCGGCTAAGTtgaaggacccagggagtttctctataccttgcactattgGCACTATGAGTTCAATAAATTGCTTATGTGATCTTAGTGCTAGCATTAATCTTATGCCTTTAACTCTTTTCAGGGCATTATGTGGAGATCAAACCGTGAAGagcacctcgatggtactccaacTAGCGGATCACTCATTGAAGAGGCCGTATGGGATTGTTGAAGATGTTCTCGTGAAGGTcgataaattcatctttccggtggacttTGTTGTGCTTGATTATGCGGTCGACAAAGATTGCCCCATGATTCTTGGGCGCCCTTTTCTCAATACGGGGCGAGCATTGGTTGATGTTAATGCGGGAAAGATAACATTGAGAATGAATGATGAGAGCATAGAATTTGACATGAGGCATGGAAAAAGCAAGTGTGAGGAGGAGAAATGTATGAAGATTGATGCTATTGAACCCACATTGCATGTGCCTATGAAGGAGGTTCATAAGAAAGAACCCAAAATTGTGTGTGCAAAAATCAAGATGACACCTCATGTCAAGCCACGTAAGGGAAAACCAAGACATTGGGCATCATGGAAGTTGAAGCTCAACGGCATAGCAACCGCAAGCAAGAGATAAATGTGCACGGAAGTTGCTACTCTTGGTGAGTACGTCCAAGTTCGAACCTCCCAAGAGCATTCACATGTGGGGAAGTTGATTTCTCAGTGGAGTCGACCGTTTAAAACACGGCGCAAATCGGAGGATGATTTGATTGAGTTGGAGGGGGCCAATGGAGATGTTTTTAAGGTGCTTGAACAATGGTGCAAACCATATCCAAGAGTGTTGAGGAATGAGAGCCGTGAGCAATTCGCTCTTTTTGATCCTCCATGATTTTGAGGATcgacggtcgagctttcgactttaaacaagcgcactcgagaggcaatcccgagaggttcgatATTTTTACTTTGTTTGTTATGTTTTGCATTTGTGTTATTTTGTGTCATTTCGTTGTTTGTGTGATCTTTGTGTTATTTTGctttatttcttattttgttgagtttaaactttattattttttattccgTGTGATGTCGGGGTGTTATTTTTGGTGGTGTGTAGAAAAAATTGGAGTTTGGTACAGCAGAAATTCTCAGAAGCTTGTTTCTTTCGAAATGGTTTTGGTCCCTTAGAAACAGTGAACCAGAAAACAAACAGTGCAGAAATGAAAAATGCCTGTTTCTATCGAAACAGacctgtctcgatcgagacagacgTTTCTGAGGAGGTTTCTGAGGAGATCTCGATAGAAACAGGCAAACTGAAATCCAACACTGTTTTTTTCTCAACTTTCAAAGGTTACTTTCTATTCCGATGAGCTCAATGATGAGTATTCTGATGAAGATGAGCCGGAACAAGAGAATTTAACTAAGAATGAGGGAATCACTCCTCCCTCCTCCGTTGTGCC
This region of Mercurialis annua linkage group LG1-X, ddMerAnnu1.2, whole genome shotgun sequence genomic DNA includes:
- the LOC126687913 gene encoding uncharacterized protein LOC126687913, giving the protein MPVQAATFEIKPSTIQLLENRCAFFGLSHEDPNEHIAKFLGVLNTFKLHGITADQIKLRMFPFSLRDKASIWLHSLPNESIHNWRELAQAFLNKYFPHGKTTKLTKDILEFVQFEGESLHEAWERFKDLQRSVPHHRLNREHVIQIFYDGTNVTTRATIDAASGGSLMQKTYEEALELVEKLAVVSSTWGPMERRAPPNQKSLMTLDQVREMESIKATNASLQAQVDALKKQVAPMQRNAPVAYVQVGCEFCGDFGHSGGECLVTGQALSEQVNYIGGQRGKAMLKGLIKRVQASKATIGLHNNKVTIKETRTMETIIVEDPNTLRVSNNHGTRMRETCLPRPQGGLPSTTENNPREHLKAIELRSGRNLEKANGKKHVVEEDEPQVVIDVASSSQEPPIVCEEVAIEVEEPYVRPPPPPPLADALREMPQYAKFLKDIITNKRSWDSGATVPIPEVCSSIILNDLPAKLKDPGSFSIPCTIGTMSSINCLCDLSASINLMPLTLFRALCGDQTVKSTSMVLQLADHSLKRPYGIVEDVLVKVDKFIFPVDFVVLDYAVDKDCPMILGRPFLNTGRALVDVNAGKITLRMNDESIEFDMRHGKSKCEEEKCMKIDAIEPTLHVPMKEVHKKEPKIVCAKIKMTPHVKPRKGKPRHWASWKLKLNGIATASKR